One genomic segment of Patescibacteria group bacterium includes these proteins:
- a CDS encoding DNA polymerase III subunit alpha, whose amino-acid sequence MKFAHLHVHSHYSLLDGLPKIDELLDYVKELGMNSVALTDHGVLYGAVEFYKKAKERGIKPIIGCEVYVAQEGMDQKRPNIDDKRYHLVLLAKNEEGYKNLVKLITKAHLEGFYYKPRIDDKLLAKHSKGLIAMTACLAGRIPRLIVAKKFEEAEKLVQKYQEIFGKDNFYLELQHHPNIREQKIVNDELISISKKYGIPLVATNDIHYLKPEDTEAQDILMLINTGANPNDPERLTIKADDFSLRTQKEMEEAFKDIPEAIENTQKIAELCNFEFELGKTKLPYFEVPNAKTPDEYLEELCKQGLKRRFKDNTNKEIIDRLNYELSVIKQTGFASYFLIVQDFVNWAKSQRIVVGPGRGSAPGSLVSYLLNITNVDPIKNNLLFERFLTSSRISMPDIDLDFTDRRRDEVIDYVAQKYGRDKVAQIITFGTMAARAVIRDVGRALNYTYNYCDQIAKMIPFGFTLDETLKRVAEFKNIYETDEQAKKLIDLAKKLEGVARHASTHACGVVMSDQSLSNLIPLQHPTQDDENIVTQYEMHSIEDLGLLKMDFLGLKNLTIIEDTLSRIYVLRNGLKVDIENIPLDDKETFKVLQKGNTKGIFQLEGDGMTRYLKQLKPTEFEDIVAMIALYRPGPIQFIPDYIARKHKRQRIEYLHPKLKLILEKTQGICIYQEQLMQIAQQLAGFTLAEADVLRKAVGKKIESLLHSQEEKFIKGMVKNGIKKEVAQKIWQWTLPFARYGFNRSHSCSYATIAYQTAYLKAHYPVEFMASLLTSEKIDVERIAVLIEESKRMGIEVLPPNINESLKNFTVVPKENKIRFGLLAIKNVGENVIDVIVEEIKNNGGFKNIEDFTQRINSKDLNKKSLESLIKAGAFDEFAERSQLLHNLERLLEWSRETQKARMNGQKGLFDGISLNNHLNLVLATPATNFEKLSWEKELLGLYVTSHPLEDFRGILERKALPLAEIKIDKGGQKIRVGGIISGIKKIITRNGKPMLFIKLEDLTDKTEVVVFPGIIERNPTVFQENKIVFVSGRVNNRDNVPKIIAEEVEEIIQK is encoded by the coding sequence ATGAAGTTCGCTCACCTCCACGTCCATAGTCACTATTCCCTGCTTGATGGGCTGCCAAAGATTGATGAGCTTTTGGATTATGTTAAAGAATTAGGAATGAATTCTGTGGCTTTGACTGACCACGGAGTTTTGTATGGAGCTGTAGAGTTCTATAAAAAAGCTAAAGAAAGAGGAATTAAACCAATAATTGGCTGTGAGGTCTATGTTGCCCAAGAAGGAATGGACCAGAAAAGGCCAAACATAGATGATAAAAGATATCATTTGGTCCTATTGGCAAAAAATGAAGAAGGTTATAAAAATTTAGTTAAACTTATAACTAAAGCTCACCTGGAGGGCTTTTATTATAAGCCAAGAATTGACGATAAGCTCTTGGCAAAACATTCCAAAGGACTTATTGCTATGACTGCTTGCTTAGCAGGAAGAATTCCTCGTTTAATAGTGGCAAAGAAATTTGAAGAAGCAGAAAAATTAGTCCAGAAATATCAAGAAATTTTTGGAAAAGATAATTTTTATTTAGAACTTCAACATCATCCAAATATCAGAGAACAAAAAATTGTAAATGACGAATTAATTTCTATTTCCAAAAAATATGGAATTCCCTTAGTGGCAACTAATGATATCCACTATTTAAAACCAGAAGATACTGAAGCCCAGGATATCTTAATGTTAATTAATACCGGCGCTAACCCAAATGACCCGGAACGGCTAACTATCAAAGCAGATGACTTTTCATTAAGAACTCAAAAAGAAATGGAAGAAGCGTTTAAAGATATCCCTGAAGCTATTGAAAATACTCAAAAAATTGCGGAACTTTGTAATTTTGAATTTGAACTCGGAAAAACCAAGCTCCCTTATTTTGAAGTTCCAAACGCTAAAACTCCAGATGAATATCTGGAAGAACTCTGCAAACAAGGATTAAAAAGACGTTTCAAAGATAATACAAACAAAGAAATTATAGATAGATTAAATTATGAACTTTCAGTTATTAAACAAACTGGCTTTGCTTCTTATTTTTTAATTGTTCAAGACTTTGTCAATTGGGCTAAAAGTCAAAGAATTGTTGTTGGCCCAGGAAGGGGTTCAGCGCCCGGCTCTTTAGTTTCTTATTTACTAAACATCACTAATGTTGACCCTATTAAGAATAATCTTCTTTTTGAACGTTTCCTGACCAGTTCCCGTATTTCAATGCCTGATATTGACCTTGATTTTACTGACAGAAGAAGGGATGAAGTTATTGACTATGTAGCTCAAAAATATGGAAGAGATAAAGTTGCTCAAATTATCACTTTTGGAACAATGGCTGCCCGGGCAGTAATCAGAGATGTTGGCCGGGCCTTAAATTACACTTATAATTATTGCGACCAAATTGCTAAAATGATTCCTTTTGGCTTTACTTTAGATGAAACTTTAAAAAGAGTTGCTGAATTCAAAAACATTTATGAAACCGATGAACAAGCAAAAAAGTTAATTGATTTAGCAAAGAAACTTGAGGGAGTAGCTCGCCATGCTTCAACCCATGCTTGTGGTGTAGTAATGTCCGACCAGTCCCTTTCAAACTTAATCCCGCTTCAACATCCTACCCAAGATGACGAAAACATTGTTACCCAGTATGAAATGCACTCAATTGAAGATTTAGGACTTTTAAAAATGGACTTTTTGGGTCTGAAAAATCTGACTATTATTGAAGATACTTTATCACGAATATATGTTCTTAGAAACGGACTTAAGGTAGATATTGAGAATATTCCCTTAGATGATAAAGAAACATTTAAAGTTTTACAAAAAGGAAACACAAAAGGCATCTTCCAATTAGAAGGAGATGGTATGACAAGATACCTAAAACAATTAAAGCCAACTGAATTTGAAGATATTGTTGCTATGATTGCTCTTTACCGACCGGGCCCAATCCAGTTCATCCCAGATTACATTGCCAGAAAACATAAAAGACAGAGAATAGAATATTTACACCCAAAACTAAAACTGATTTTAGAAAAAACTCAGGGTATTTGTATCTATCAGGAACAACTAATGCAAATTGCCCAGCAATTAGCTGGCTTCACACTTGCTGAAGCTGATGTTTTAAGAAAAGCCGTTGGCAAGAAAATAGAGAGTTTGCTCCACAGCCAGGAAGAAAAATTTATTAAAGGGATGGTGAAGAATGGAATTAAAAAAGAGGTTGCCCAAAAAATCTGGCAGTGGACCTTACCTTTTGCCAGATACGGTTTCAACCGCTCCCACAGCTGTTCTTATGCAACGATTGCCTATCAAACTGCTTATTTAAAAGCTCACTATCCGGTTGAATTTATGGCTTCTCTTTTAACCTCTGAAAAAATAGATGTTGAAAGAATTGCTGTTTTAATTGAAGAATCTAAAAGAATGGGAATTGAGGTTTTGCCTCCAAATATTAATGAGAGTTTAAAAAACTTTACTGTGGTGCCCAAGGAAAATAAGATTCGTTTCGGACTTCTGGCTATCAAAAATGTTGGTGAGAATGTAATAGATGTAATTGTTGAAGAAATAAAAAACAATGGTGGCTTTAAAAACATTGAAGATTTTACTCAAAGAATTAATTCAAAGGATTTAAATAAAAAATCTTTGGAAAGCTTAATCAAAGCTGGCGCTTTTGACGAATTTGCTGAAAGAAGCCAATTATTGCATAATTTAGAAAGATTACTGGAATGGTCAAGAGAAACCCAAAAAGCGAGAATGAATGGCCAAAAGGGCCTCTTTGATGGAATCAGTTTAAATAATCACCTAAATTTAGTCCTTGCTACCCCAGCAACAAATTTTGAAAAATTAAGTTGGGAAAAAGAACTTTTAGGCCTTTATGTAACCTCCCATCCCCTGGAAGATTTCAGAGGAATTTTAGAAAGAAAGGCCTTACCACTTGCCGAAATTAAAATTGATAAAGGGGGTCAAAAAATTAGAGTGGGAGGAATTATCTCTGGAATTAAAAAAATCATTACCAGAAATGGCAAGCCAATGCTTTTTATAAAATTAGAGGATTTAACTGATAAAACCGAAGTTGTTGTTTTTCCGGGAATAATTGAAAGAAATCCTACTGTTTTCCAAGAAAATAAGATTGTATTTGTCTCAGGTAGGGTTAATAATAGAGATAATGTTCCCAAGATAATCGCTGAGGAAGTTGAAGAAATTATACAAAAATGA
- the def gene encoding peptide deformylase translates to MAILEIKKFNEPVLREKCKKVGRVDKKIKKLIVDMVQTMRKGQGIGLAAPQVGVLKRVIVVQTDLEGQRILALVNPKIIKKSQEKEKKEEGCLSFPGIFLEIKRAEEVEVEGLDIKGKKIKLKAKGLLARVFQHEIDHLDGILFFNRLSFIKKLRFKLKYLSIH, encoded by the coding sequence ATGGCGATTTTAGAGATTAAAAAATTTAATGAGCCGGTTTTGAGAGAGAAATGCAAAAAAGTAGGGAGAGTGGATAAGAAGATAAAAAAACTTATTGTTGATATGGTTCAAACAATGAGAAAAGGACAAGGAATTGGTTTGGCAGCTCCTCAGGTTGGGGTATTGAAAAGAGTAATTGTTGTTCAAACTGATTTAGAGGGTCAGCGGATTTTAGCTTTGGTTAATCCTAAAATTATCAAAAAGAGCCAGGAAAAAGAAAAAAAAGAGGAAGGCTGTTTGAGTTTTCCCGGAATTTTTTTAGAAATAAAAAGAGCTGAAGAAGTAGAAGTTGAGGGATTAGATATAAAAGGGAAAAAAATTAAGTTGAAAGCAAAAGGACTTTTGGCTCGAGTTTTCCAGCACGAAATTGACCATTTGGATGGAATTTTGTTTTTCAACCGCTTAAGTTTTATCAAAAAATTAAGATTTAAACTAAAGTATCTTTCAATTCATTAA
- the rpsP gene encoding 30S ribosomal protein S16, with amino-acid sequence MLRIRFFRVGKKNQPSFKIVVTDKRRPPRGGRFVEEVGFWNPLTKEKMLRAERIKYWLSVGAKLSDSVNNLLVKEKILEGKKIPLHKKKKEKKPASAEVTAGKKEVKEEAKSEEAKQEKPKEEAAKPEEPKKEVKTQEPKEEKKEKPKEATSS; translated from the coding sequence ATGCTTCGTATTCGTTTTTTCAGAGTCGGTAAAAAAAATCAACCTTCTTTTAAGATTGTGGTTACTGATAAGAGAAGGCCGCCAAGAGGTGGTCGTTTTGTGGAGGAAGTTGGATTTTGGAACCCTTTAACCAAAGAAAAAATGTTGAGAGCGGAGCGAATTAAATATTGGCTCTCAGTAGGAGCTAAGCTATCAGATAGTGTTAATAATTTATTAGTGAAAGAAAAAATCTTGGAAGGTAAAAAGATTCCTCTTCATAAAAAGAAGAAAGAGAAGAAACCCGCCTCCGCTGAAGTTACGGCGGGCAAGAAAGAAGTTAAGGAAGAAGCTAAGTCTGAAGAAGCCAAGCAGGAGAAACCAAAAGAGGAAGCTGCTAAGCCTGAAGAACCCAAAAAAGAAGTTAAAACTCAAGAACCAAAAGAAGAGAAAAAAGAGAAACCTAAAGAGGCAACTAGCTCTTGA
- a CDS encoding KH domain-containing protein: MAKDTDKEFLEFIVKALVDHPEDVKIDRKVDEMGVLLSLKVNPEDMGQIIGRAGSTARAIRSLVRIVGLKNHARVNLKIEEPEGGRTAAQGKKASSEGLEDLKL, from the coding sequence ATGGCAAAAGATACTGACAAGGAATTCCTTGAGTTTATTGTAAAAGCACTGGTCGACCACCCAGAAGATGTCAAAATTGACCGAAAGGTTGACGAAATGGGAGTTTTACTTTCTTTGAAAGTAAATCCTGAAGACATGGGTCAAATCATTGGTCGAGCTGGTTCAACTGCTAGGGCTATTAGATCTTTAGTTCGAATTGTTGGCTTAAAAAATCACGCCAGAGTGAACTTAAAGATTGAAGAGCCGGAAGGTGGTAGAACAGCTGCTCAAGGGAAAAAAGCTTCATCTGAAGGATTGGAAGATTTGAAGCTGTAA
- the thrS gene encoding threonine--tRNA ligase, which translates to MKIDTIRHSSAHILAAAVQELYPRVKFGIGPAIEQGFYYDFDNLKISDADLPKIEKKMKEIIKKDVVFKKKKISKIEAKKLFKNQPYKLELSEAGSLSIYQTGEFVDLCKGPHVKSTKEINPDAFKLTKIAGAYWKGNEKNPMLTRIYGVAFKTKKELNEYLKVQKEAEKRDHRKLGQKLELFSINEEVGAGLPLWHPKGTILRRIIENYIYEELDSQGYQWLTTPHIGHLNLWKTSGHWDFYRENIYSPIKIDEEEYLLKPMNCPFHIKIYQSKIRSYKDLPIKFTELGTVYRYEKSGVLHGLTRVRGFTQDDAHIFCTPDQMAKELTSLLKYGLKILKTFGFKDYEIYLSTRPKKFMGALKMWEKATNSLKYAFEKLKLKYQLDPGGGIFYGPKIDIKIKDSLGRPWQLSTFQIDFNLPKAFNVSYIDKKGKKKEPIMIHQALLGSLERFIGILLEHYEGALPLWLAPVQVWVIPVGARHKKYAKEVGKELNSFRVEVKEENETVSKKIREGEIQKIPYMLVVGDKEMKTKSVRVRERKKGDIGMMKVDKFIDRVKIEIETKKK; encoded by the coding sequence ATGAAAATTGATACCATTCGTCATTCATCGGCTCATATTTTAGCGGCCGCTGTTCAAGAGCTCTATCCAAGAGTGAAGTTTGGTATTGGGCCTGCAATTGAGCAAGGGTTTTATTATGATTTTGACAATTTGAAAATTTCAGATGCTGATTTGCCGAAAATTGAAAAGAAGATGAAAGAAATAATTAAGAAAGACGTTGTTTTCAAAAAGAAAAAAATCTCAAAAATAGAAGCCAAGAAATTATTCAAAAACCAACCCTACAAGCTAGAACTATCAGAGGCCGGGTCTCTGTCAATCTACCAGACAGGTGAATTTGTAGATTTATGCAAAGGGCCTCATGTTAAATCAACAAAAGAAATAAATCCTGATGCTTTCAAATTGACAAAAATTGCTGGTGCCTATTGGAAAGGTAATGAAAAAAATCCGATGCTCACTCGAATTTATGGAGTTGCCTTTAAAACTAAAAAAGAATTAAATGAATATCTTAAGGTCCAAAAAGAAGCAGAAAAAAGAGACCATAGAAAATTAGGACAAAAGTTAGAATTATTCAGTATTAATGAAGAGGTTGGGGCTGGCCTTCCTCTTTGGCATCCAAAAGGAACTATCCTTCGTCGTATAATTGAAAACTATATATATGAAGAACTAGATTCTCAAGGATATCAATGGCTTACTACTCCTCATATTGGACACCTGAATCTCTGGAAAACTTCAGGACATTGGGATTTTTATCGGGAAAATATCTATTCCCCTATTAAAATTGATGAAGAAGAATATTTATTAAAACCAATGAACTGCCCTTTTCATATTAAAATTTATCAATCAAAAATAAGAAGCTACAAGGACTTACCTATCAAATTCACTGAATTGGGAACTGTTTACAGATACGAAAAATCAGGGGTTTTGCATGGATTAACCAGGGTTCGAGGATTTACCCAAGATGACGCCCATATTTTCTGCACGCCAGACCAGATGGCAAAAGAGTTAACTTCTCTCCTAAAATATGGTCTTAAAATTCTAAAAACTTTTGGTTTTAAGGATTATGAAATTTATTTATCTACCCGGCCCAAAAAATTTATGGGAGCTTTAAAAATGTGGGAAAAAGCTACTAATTCTCTAAAGTATGCTTTTGAAAAATTGAAATTAAAATACCAACTTGACCCTGGAGGAGGAATTTTTTACGGTCCTAAAATTGATATCAAAATAAAAGATTCTTTGGGAAGACCCTGGCAATTAAGTACTTTCCAGATTGATTTTAACTTACCAAAGGCCTTTAATGTTTCTTATATTGATAAAAAAGGCAAAAAGAAAGAACCAATTATGATTCATCAGGCTTTGTTAGGCTCTCTGGAAAGATTTATCGGCATTTTACTTGAACACTATGAAGGAGCTTTACCCTTATGGCTGGCACCGGTTCAGGTCTGGGTTATTCCGGTAGGAGCTCGTCACAAAAAATATGCTAAAGAAGTTGGAAAAGAGCTGAATTCCTTTAGAGTAGAAGTTAAGGAAGAAAATGAAACTGTTTCTAAGAAAATTCGAGAAGGTGAAATCCAAAAAATCCCTTATATGTTAGTTGTTGGTGATAAAGAAATGAAAACAAAATCAGTCAGGGTAAGAGAAAGAAAGAAAGGAGATATTGGAATGATGAAAGTTGATAAATTTATTGATAGAGTTAAAATAGAAATAGAAACAAAGAAGAAGTGA
- the nusB gene encoding transcription antitermination factor NusB translates to MASRHLSRSIAMQSLYEWDFSGKKSEDLEKIVEKNIKEFGPGLEDKEFVWQLVNGVISKLSDLDKIIEKAAPEWPIEQITIVDRNVLRIGLYELLYGNKEEVPPKVAINEAIELAKTFGGESSGKFINGVLGTVYKEIEKK, encoded by the coding sequence ATGGCTTCAAGACATTTATCACGTTCAATAGCAATGCAAAGTTTATATGAATGGGACTTTTCTGGTAAAAAATCAGAGGATTTAGAGAAGATTGTTGAGAAAAACATCAAAGAATTTGGACCAGGGCTTGAAGATAAGGAGTTTGTCTGGCAATTAGTTAATGGAGTTATTTCAAAGCTTTCTGACCTGGACAAGATTATTGAGAAAGCAGCTCCTGAATGGCCGATTGAACAAATAACTATTGTTGATAGAAATGTTTTAAGAATTGGGCTCTATGAGCTTTTATATGGAAACAAAGAAGAAGTTCCTCCAAAAGTTGCAATAAACGAGGCAATTGAGTTGGCTAAAACTTTTGGTGGAGAAAGTTCCGGAAAGTTTATTAATGGCGTCCTCGGCACCGTCTATAAAGAAATAGAAAAAAAATGA
- the rpmG gene encoding 50S ribosomal protein L33, protein MAKKKPFIKLQCEVCKRINYFTRKSKKLAEEKLDLKKFCKWCRKHTVHKEGKK, encoded by the coding sequence ATGGCAAAGAAGAAACCGTTTATAAAGCTTCAATGTGAAGTTTGCAAAAGGATAAATTATTTTACTCGTAAATCAAAAAAATTAGCCGAGGAGAAATTAGATTTGAAAAAATTCTGCAAATGGTGCAGAAAACATACGGTACATAAGGAAGGGAAGAAATAA
- a CDS encoding ribonuclease HII has protein sequence MKYPNFNEERKLWRKGYKMVVGIDESGRGPLAAPVVAAAVCFKKNPESNIYNPISNLKDSKKLSFKKREEIYKILLETPKIKWGIGRVSEKVIDRINILEATKLAMKRAVRNLEKKCSCSDFLIVDGNFGINLDIPQKSVIKADEKVFSCVAAGIIAKVTRDRMMFRYHKKYPCYCFDRHKGYPTKLHRKMLKKHGPCKIHRRSFRPVSNY, from the coding sequence ATGAAATACCCTAATTTTAATGAGGAAAGGAAGTTGTGGAGAAAGGGATATAAGATGGTGGTTGGAATAGATGAGAGTGGAAGGGGCCCGTTAGCGGCACCAGTGGTAGCTGCCGCAGTTTGTTTTAAAAAAAATCCAGAATCTAACATCTATAATCCAATATCTAATTTAAAAGATTCAAAAAAACTAAGTTTTAAAAAAAGAGAAGAGATTTACAAGATTCTGCTTGAGACGCCAAAAATAAAGTGGGGGATAGGACGGGTTTCAGAGAAGGTTATAGATAGAATCAATATTTTAGAAGCAACAAAATTGGCAATGAAAAGAGCAGTGAGGAATTTAGAGAAGAAATGTTCTTGCTCTGATTTTTTGATAGTTGATGGGAATTTCGGCATAAACTTAGATATTCCGCAGAAATCAGTTATTAAAGCAGATGAAAAAGTTTTTTCTTGCGTTGCTGCCGGTATTATTGCTAAAGTTACCAGAGATAGAATGATGTTCAGATATCATAAAAAATACCCTTGTTATTGTTTTGATAGACACAAAGGGTATCCAACCAAACTACATCGGAAAATGCTTAAAAAACATGGACCTTGTAAAATTCATAGAAGGAGTTTTAGACCGGTTAGCAACTATTGA
- the trmD gene encoding tRNA (guanosine(37)-N1)-methyltransferase TrmD, translated as MIKFDIVTIFPEIFNSYLSESLISRAIKKKLIKVNVRNLRDWTSDKHKTVDDKPFGGGLGMVMKVEPIFKAVSALKKRTRNKKQETKVILFTPRGKKFNQKMAYQFSKLNQVILICGRYEGVDERVAKHIADVELSIGDYVLMGGELPAMVVIETIARLIPGVLGKPQLLKERVTKEKGFVEYPQYTRPEVFSPKKGIDWEIPKILLSGNHKKIEEWRRKHRKIIEK; from the coding sequence ATGATAAAGTTTGATATCGTTACAATTTTTCCAGAGATTTTTAACTCTTATCTTTCAGAGAGTTTGATTTCGCGGGCTATAAAGAAAAAACTAATAAAAGTTAATGTTCGTAATTTGAGAGACTGGACTTCTGATAAACACAAAACTGTTGATGACAAGCCATTTGGCGGCGGGCTTGGGATGGTGATGAAGGTGGAGCCAATTTTTAAAGCCGTATCGGCTTTAAAAAAAAGAACAAGAAACAAGAAACAAGAAACAAAAGTGATTTTATTTACTCCTCGGGGCAAAAAGTTTAATCAGAAAATGGCTTATCAATTCAGTAAATTGAATCAGGTAATTTTAATTTGCGGAAGGTATGAAGGGGTTGATGAGAGAGTAGCTAAACATATTGCTGATGTTGAATTGTCAATAGGGGATTATGTTTTAATGGGCGGGGAGCTTCCAGCTATGGTAGTAATAGAGACAATAGCCAGATTAATCCCCGGCGTTTTAGGAAAACCACAATTATTGAAAGAAAGAGTTACCAAAGAAAAAGGATTTGTTGAGTATCCTCAATATACTCGTCCAGAAGTTTTTTCTCCTAAAAAGGGTATAGATTGGGAGATTCCAAAAATATTGCTTTCCGGCAATCATAAAAAGATTGAGGAATGGAGAAGAAAACACAGGAAAATCATTGAAAAATAG
- the rnc gene encoding ribonuclease III: protein MKKDFSKLEKKLNLKFKNKDLLVQAFVHRSFLNENPDLKLSHNERLEFLGDAILEEVVTEYLFRNYPKKSEGELTTWRAALVNAKMLAKIAQNSGFNDFLLLSQGELKEEGKARQDILADTLEAFIGSLYLDQGLNSCKDFIEKHLIKELPHIIEARLFKDAKSHLQEESQERLGVTPIYRVLKEWGPDHVKHFVVGVFLGKDLIAEGEGSSKQEAEEAAAKEALKIKTW, encoded by the coding sequence ATTAAGAAAGATTTTTCAAAATTAGAGAAAAAATTAAATTTAAAATTTAAAAATAAAGATTTACTTGTTCAGGCCTTTGTTCATAGGTCTTTTTTAAATGAAAATCCTGATCTTAAGCTTTCCCATAATGAAAGATTAGAATTTTTAGGAGATGCAATATTAGAAGAAGTAGTTACAGAATACTTATTTCGAAATTATCCTAAAAAATCAGAAGGTGAGTTGACTACTTGGCGAGCAGCTTTGGTCAATGCTAAAATGCTGGCAAAAATTGCCCAAAATTCGGGTTTTAATGATTTTCTTTTGCTTTCCCAGGGAGAATTAAAGGAAGAAGGTAAAGCTCGGCAGGATATTTTGGCTGATACTCTTGAGGCATTTATTGGAAGTTTGTATCTTGACCAGGGATTAAATTCTTGTAAAGATTTTATTGAGAAACATTTAATAAAAGAATTACCCCATATTATTGAAGCCCGTCTTTTTAAAGATGCTAAGTCACACCTTCAGGAAGAATCTCAAGAGAGATTAGGAGTTACCCCTATTTATAGAGTTTTGAAAGAGTGGGGCCCGGATCATGTTAAGCATTTCGTTGTCGGTGTTTTTCTTGGCAAAGATTTAATAGCGGAAGGGGAGGGTTCTTCAAAGCAGGAGGCAGAAGAAGCAGCAGCCAAAGAAGCCCTGAAAATAAAGACTTGGTAA
- a CDS encoding MiaB/RimO family radical SAM methylthiotransferase, with product MKYFLITYGCQMNKSDSERITAVLENKGYKPAQKIDGADLIVVNMCSVRQSAVDRVHGLLPKIKNLPAGRRTILTGCILKKDRRKLSEEFDEVVEIKDLIKDIEPEYSNNFSAFVPIMRGCNNFCAYCVVPYTRGGETSRPAEEIICEIKRLIKQGFKEIWLLGQNVNSYSNISFPQLLRKVNDIPGEFWIRFTSSHPKDFSDEFIDAMTKCQKVTKYLNLPVQAGNDEILKKMNRPYTITQYKKIISKIKREIPNITLSTDVIVGFPGETKKQFNNTAKLFKEIKYDMAYIAKYSPRAGTAAAKLKDNVPQKEKHRREKVLTEILKQTALENNKKYIGKTIEVLPTNYKDKFLVGKSFHYKTVKFKGQKNLIGKITKVKITDALPWGLKGE from the coding sequence ATGAAATACTTTCTAATTACCTATGGATGTCAAATGAATAAATCAGACAGCGAGAGAATTACAGCAGTTTTGGAAAACAAAGGGTATAAACCAGCTCAAAAAATTGATGGGGCTGATTTGATAGTAGTTAATATGTGTTCTGTTAGGCAATCAGCAGTTGATAGAGTTCATGGATTACTGCCGAAAATAAAAAACTTGCCTGCCGGCAGGCGGACTATTCTAACTGGGTGTATATTAAAAAAAGACAGAAGAAAACTTTCTGAAGAGTTTGATGAAGTTGTGGAGATTAAAGATTTGATTAAAGATATTGAACCAGAATACTCAAATAATTTCTCTGCTTTTGTGCCGATAATGAGAGGTTGTAATAACTTCTGCGCTTATTGTGTTGTTCCCTACACCAGGGGTGGAGAAACATCACGACCAGCAGAGGAAATTATCTGTGAAATAAAAAGATTAATCAAACAAGGATTTAAAGAAATCTGGTTATTAGGTCAGAACGTCAATTCATACTCAAATATCTCGTTCCCTCAACTTCTCAGAAAAGTTAATGATATTCCAGGAGAATTCTGGATTAGGTTTACTTCATCTCATCCAAAGGACTTCTCAGATGAATTTATTGATGCCATGACTAAATGCCAAAAAGTTACTAAATATCTTAATTTACCAGTTCAGGCAGGTAATGATGAAATTTTAAAAAAAATGAACCGTCCATATACTATTACTCAATACAAAAAGATTATAAGCAAAATTAAAAGAGAAATTCCAAATATTACCTTATCTACTGATGTAATTGTTGGTTTTCCAGGAGAAACAAAGAAACAATTTAATAATACTGCTAAACTTTTTAAAGAAATAAAATATGACATGGCATATATTGCTAAATATTCTCCAAGAGCGGGAACAGCAGCTGCCAAATTAAAAGATAATGTTCCTCAAAAAGAAAAACATAGAAGAGAAAAGGTTCTAACAGAAATCCTCAAACAAACTGCCCTTGAGAACAATAAAAAATATATTGGCAAAACCATTGAAGTTTTACCAACTAACTACAAAGATAAATTCCTAGTTGGCAAGTCATTTCATTATAAAACTGTAAAATTTAAAGGACAAAAAAATCTAATTGGAAAAATTACTAAAGTAAAAATCACCGATGCCCTTCCCTGGGGCTTAAAAGGAGAATAA
- the rpmF gene encoding 50S ribosomal protein L32, translating to MAVPKQRKTKSRRNQRRMHIFLEAPGLTPCPKCGKLVLPHTVCLNCGYYKGIEAIDVMKKLTKKEKKKKQKEIAAKEKEEKKGKPLSMEGLSKR from the coding sequence ATGGCTGTTCCAAAACAAAGAAAGACGAAATCAAGAAGGAATCAACGGAGGATGCATATTTTTCTTGAAGCTCCGGGATTAACGCCTTGTCCAAAATGCGGTAAGCTGGTTTTGCCTCATACTGTTTGTTTAAACTGCGGATATTACAAAGGAATAGAAGCGATTGATGTTATGAAGAAATTGACCAAGAAGGAAAAGAAGAAAAAACAAAAAGAAATAGCAGCCAAAGAAAAAGAAGAAAAGAAAGGAAAGCCATTGAGCATGGAAGGACTTTCTAAAAGATAA